A section of the Longimicrobium sp. genome encodes:
- a CDS encoding VOC family protein, with amino-acid sequence MSTAIGQLGITSVGQVAVNVHDLERAVAFYRDVLGLKLLFEVPKMAFFQCGEVRLMLGVPEKPEFDHPASILYYKVGDIHAAHEQLKAAGARMEDEPHLIARMPDHELWMCFFRDTEGNVLALMSEVRNS; translated from the coding sequence ATGAGCACAGCGATCGGTCAGCTCGGCATCACCAGCGTCGGCCAGGTGGCCGTCAACGTGCACGACCTGGAGCGCGCGGTCGCCTTCTACCGCGACGTGCTGGGGCTGAAGCTGCTGTTCGAGGTCCCCAAGATGGCCTTCTTCCAGTGCGGCGAGGTGCGGCTGATGCTGGGAGTGCCGGAGAAGCCGGAGTTCGACCACCCGGCGTCGATCCTCTACTACAAGGTGGGCGACATCCACGCCGCGCACGAGCAGCTCAAGGCCGCCGGCGCGCGGATGGAGGACGAGCCGCACCTGATCGCCCGCATGCCCGACCACGAGCTGTGGATGTGCTTCTTCCGCGACACCGAAGGCAACGTGCTCGCGCTGATGAGTGAGGT